The following proteins are encoded in a genomic region of Stigmatopora nigra isolate UIUO_SnigA chromosome 3, RoL_Snig_1.1, whole genome shotgun sequence:
- the LOC144193843 gene encoding guanine nucleotide-binding protein subunit beta-5b-like isoform X1 produces MCDQTFVAVTFGPCESCDKASPLMNIYIKTEPINYCAFCVEKMACQGLQAGESLASLKRESDNLKKKLDEERKKLSDVELSKVAEKVEVVSSLSIQTRRVLKGHTNKVLCMDWCKDKRRMVSSSQDGRVIVWDAFTLNKEHVFGLPCTWVMACAYAPSGCAVACGGLDNKCCVFPLTLDPSENPVTKKKVVAMHTNYLSACTFTNSDMQLLTSSGDGTCALWDVESGQMLQSFHGHTADILSLDLAPSETGNTFVTGGCDKKSNVWDMRSGQNIQSFEDHQSDINCVKYYPSGDAFASASDDATCRFYDLRADRQVAVYEKDSIIFGASSVDFSMSGRLIFAGYNDYTINVWDVLKGNRISTMYGHENRVSRVRLSPDGTALCSASWDTTLRIWA; encoded by the exons ATGTGTGACCAGACCTTCGTGGCCGTCACCTTTGGCCCCTGCGAGAGCTGCGACAAGGCCAGCCCCCTCATGAACATCTACATTAAAACGGAGCCCATCAACTACTGCGCATTTTGCGTGGAGAAG ATGGCGTGTCAGGGGCTCCAAGCGGGGGAAAGTTTGGCCTCACTCAAGAGGGAAAGTgacaatttgaagaagaaaTTGGACGAAGAGAGGAAGAAGCTCAGCGACGTCGAGT TGAGCAAAGTGGCAGAGAAGGTGGAGGTGGTGTCGTCTCTGTCCATCCAGACCAGACGTGTCCTCAAGGGTCACACTAACAAAGTTTTGTGCATGGACTGGTGCAAAGACAAGCGGCGTATGGTTAGCTCCTCCCAG GATGGTAGAGTCATTGTGTGGGATGCATTCACTCTTAATAAG GAGCATGTCTTCGGCCTGCCGTGCACGTGGGTGATGGCGTGTGCATACGCTCCTTCGGGTTGTGCAGTAGCGTGCGG AGGACTGGACAACAAATGCTGTGTCTTCCCGCTAACTCTGGACCCAAGTGAGAACCCGGTGACCAAGAAGAAAGTGGTGGCTATGCATACCAACTACCTTTCAGCATGCACCTTCACCAACTCGGATATGCAG TTGCTGACTAGCAGTGGTGATGGAACCTGCGCTCTGTGGGACGTGGAGAGCGGACAGATGCTGCAGAGCTTTCATGGTCACACGGCAGACATTTTGTCGCTGGATCTGGCACCCTCCGAGACTGGCAACACTTTTGTCACTGGG GGCTGTGATAAGAAGTCCAATGTGTGGGACATGCGCTCTGGTCAGAATATACAGTCGTTTGAGGACCACCAGTCTGACATCAACTGTGTCAA GTACTACCCTAGCGGAGATGCCTTTGCGTCTGCCTCTGACGATGCCACG TGTCGCTTCTACGATCTACGCGCTGACCGCCAAGTGGCAGTCTACGAGAAAGACAGCATCATTTTTGGAGCATCTAGCGTGGACTTTTCCATGAGCg GTCGCCTAATCTTCGCAGGCTACAATGACTATACCATAAACGTGTGGGACGTGCTGAAAGGCAACCGCATTTCCACAATGTACGGTCATGAGAACCGCGTCAGCAGAGTGCGTTTGTCGCCAGACGGAACGGCGCTCTGCTCCGCTTCTTGGGACACCACCTTGCGG ATTTGGGCCTAA